The sequence GGAAGCCGAGGATCATTTTTAGCGACATAACCGCCTGCTCGGCGCCGGGCCTGTCTGCCTTATTGAGCACGAAGAAGTCTGCGATCTCCATCAGTCCCGCCTTCATCGCCTGGATGCCGTCTCCTGATTCGGGAACAAGAACAACAACCGTTGTGTCGGCAGCCCCCGCAATATCGAGCTCCGATTGTCCGACGCCGACAGTCTCGAGGAGGATGACATCGGCGCCGCTTGCATCGAGCACGTCGGCAGCTTCGCGGGTCTTCTTACTTAACCCTCCGAGACTCCCGCGCGATGCCATACTGCGGATAAACACTCCGTCGTCGAGTTCGACATCGGTCATCCGGATGCGGTCGCCGAGAAGAGCGCCGCCGGTGAAGGGAGATGTCGGGTCAACAGCCAAGATGCCGATGCGTAAATTCTGCTTACGGTACCACTGCGCAAGTTTGTTCGTGAGGGTGCTTTTTCCGGCGCCGGGGGGGCCGGTAATGCCGATGCGGTATGCTTTGCCGGTGCAGCGGTAAATCGCGGAAAGAATTTCTTCAGAGCTTTTTTCGCCGTTTTCGATGGAGGAGATCGCACGCGCGACGGTTCTTCTATCCCCCTGCAAAAGGCGTTCTATGGAAAATGAGTCGTTCATCCTCGCATCAAAAGATAGTCCGTCAGCTCACCCTTTTTTCAGCTTCTCCTTGAAAAACTCCACCGTTTTCTTCAGGCCGTCTTCGAGAGCGACGGTCGGCTCCCAGCCAAGAACTTTCTTTGCTTTGGAATGGTCGATCACGCTTCGAAGCTGCTCGCCGATCTTGGCTTCGCCGTGCCGCTCTTCGCAGGCCGCACCGCTGAATTTCTTAATGAAGCGGAAGAGCGTATTAACATCGTTTTCGATGCCGGTGCCGATATTAAAGATGCCGGAGGATGAAGGAGATAATGCGAGCAGGTTTGCTTTCACAACATCGCTCACGTAGACATAGTCGCGCGTTTGCTTGCCGTCTCCGTTGATGACCGGCGTTCCGCCGCGAAGCATTTTGTCCGCAAAGATCGCGATGACGCCCGCCTCGCCGTGGGGATTTTGTCTCGGCCCGTAAATATTCGCGTACCGCAGGATCACGTGCTGAATTCCATGCACTGCCTGGTAATAATAAAGATATTTTTCCGTGGCAAGTTTTGTAATGCCGTACGGAGAAAGTGGGCGGAGCGGATGCTGCTCGTCGGCCGGAAAATAATCTTGTTCTCCGTAGATCGCTCCGCCGGTGGATGAAAAGACTACTTTTTTCACACCGTATTTTAGTCCAAACTCGAGGACATTCAGCATGCCGAGGACGTTCACGGAAGCGTCGAACTTCGGGTCGGCGACGGATCTCCGCACATCCATTTGGGCGGCATGGTGATTGATCACGTCAAACTTCGTCTCTTTAAAGAGGTTTTCAATTTCCGGACTTCGAATGTCGAGCCTGGACAATTTCGCTCTAGGGTTGACATTTCCGATGTTGCCGGTCGACAGATCATCGACGACGACGACATTGTGCCCCGCTTCGAGATACGCGTCGGCGATGTTCGAACCGATAAACCCGGCCCCTCCGGTCAAAAGGATATTCATGGTAGTGTCAGATTAGTCAACGATTGATTGTACTTAGTTCTTCAAACCCTTCCGTCCGATATCGCTTCGGTAGTACGCGCCGTCGAACGAAATATTCTTCACTGCGGTGTATGCCGAGCCGATGGTCCCTTCGAGGTCGTCCCCATAACCGATCGCAGTGACTCCAAGCACGCGTCCCCCCGACGAAACAATCTTGCCGTTTTCATTCTTCGTCCCTGCATGAAAGACAACAACTCCGCTCTCCGGCCGGATCGAATCGAGGCCGGTTATCGGTTTCCCCGTTTCATAGGAATCAGGATACCCTCTCGACGCCATGACGACACACACTGCCGAAGCGGCGTGGTGGCGGAGATCGATCGTCCGGAGAGTTCCAGCAGAGCAAGCGAACAACAGGTCATACAAATCGGTCTCCAGGAGCGGAAGCACTGCTTGCGCCTCCGGGTCACCGAGTCTGCAGTTGAATTCGACGACCTTGGGGCCGGCGGCAGTCATCATCAACCCCACGTAGAGACAGCCCTTGTACGGCTTCCCGTCGGAACGCATGCCGTTCAGCGTCGGCTTGATGATTTCCCTTTCAACTCTTCGAAGAATGGTCTGGGAGACGATCGGTGCCGGCGCGTAGGCTCCCATCCCCCCGGTATTCTTCCCCTTATCGCCGTCAAGGATTTGCTTATGATCCTGGGCCGGCTGCAGCAGCTTATAGTCCGTCCCATCGGTCAGCACAAAAACGGAAGCTTCTTCTCCCTTCATAAACTCTTCGACGACAACATTGCTCCCCGAATCGCCGAAAATATTCTTTTCAAAAAAATCCTGGAGCGTGTTGAGCGCCTCGCCTGTCGAGTGGCAGACGACGGCTCCCTTTCCGGCGGCCAGGCCATCTGCCTTGAGCACCAAAGGCGCGGGGTGCTTCATGATGAACTGCTGAGCTTCTGCATGCTGCGAACGGGCGAACGTCGAATACGCAGCGGTCGGTACGCCGTATTTCTTCATGAAATTCTTGGCGAAGACCTTGCTTCCTTCAAGCTGCGCGGCGTACTTCGATGGACCGAAGATGCGCATGCCGTTTTTTTCGAACAGATCGACGATCCCTTTGACAAGAGGGATCTCGGGGCCGACCACGGTGAGGTCGATCTTCTTCCTTTTTGCAAATTGGAACAATCCGTCGATGTCGTCGGCGCTGATCTTCACCGTTTCCGCGATGGACCCGATGCCGGCGTTGCCGGGAGCGCAGTACAGCAACTGCACTTTCGGACTCTGTTTCAATTTCCAGACGAAGGCGTGTTCGCGTCCGCCGGATCCTATGACGAGAACGTTCATCGTTCAATCGGTCAATGCTGACAATGTTCTCGCAACTTCGCCCGCGAGCGTGACGCGGTTGTATTTCTCGACAATTTCCGGGCGCGGACCGCGCAGCTGCCGGCGCTCGTACTGTTCGTAGAGCTTGACGATCGATTCGGCGATGGCCCCCACGTCACGCGGCTCGACGCAAATGCCTCCCGCTTCCTCGATGACCGAACGCATCATTCCCTGCGGAACGCATGCGAGGATCTTTTTCTTCGCGCCGATGTACTCGAAAATTTTCCCCGGCGAACTCTTATCGTCTCCCATCATCAGCCAGAGAACATCGGAAGCGAGCAGGTACCGGACGCACTCGGCATGGTCGAGGTAGCCGAGCACGTTGACGGAGTTCTGCAGCCCCAGCCGGTTGATGATTTTCACATGTTCGTCGCGGAACGCGCCGATGAAGCAGGCTTCTATTCTGCCCCGAAGCTTCGCGTTGTTCTTATAGACAAGATGGAGCGCCTCGAGGAAGTACTCGGGCGTCCGGTCTTCGTAGAAGACCCCCGAGTAGGTGATGCGCATTTTATCGACACGCGGAAGCTTCACCGACGGCCCTACCTTCATATCTTCGGGGTCGAACCCCTGAGAGATGATCTGGACATCGTTGTACGTCAGGGATTTATAGCGGCGAAGGAGAAGTTCTTTGGTCCGCCGGCTTGCGACTATGATGGCGTCGGCAACATGGAGCACCCCTTTCTCCATCCGGTAATTGATATACTTGTGGAGCGGCGTCAAATAAAACTTGAACGGATAATCGACCCACGAATCGCGGTAGTCGATCATCAGCGGCAGGCGGAATTTTTCCTTCAACGCTTTGCCGATGAGGAAATCAGTCTGGGGGGGTGCGGTGGCAAAAATCGCGTCGAATTTTTCCTTCCGAAGAAGCTCCGACGCTCTTTTCAACGCCGGGCCCCTCCATCCGACCTTATTATCCGGGATAAATATCGAATCGCTGATGCGGCTGAGTATTTTCCGAGTCCGTTCCGCCGGCATTTTGACGACCTCCTGTTTCCGGAAGAGGCGGTTCGGGTCGAACGAATTGGTCCGGACAACCTCGATCCCGAGCGGGACGATCTCTTTGAGCAGCGATTCGTCTTTCGCAAAGTATCCGGTCGACGTGACCGTCAAGACCGTCGGCATCCATTGAAATTTCGGAAAATACTTGACGAGCTTCAGCGTGCGCTGGACGCCGCTCAATCCCATCGGAGGAAAATAGTACGCAATGACAAGAACCTTACGCATGAAAGATCAATTTAAGAACGGAATTTGGTCAAAGCTTCTTTCGACAACTATACAACGATCAGCGACTTCGGCGATTTCGTCAGCACGTCGCAACCACCGTTGCGGACGACAATATCATCCTCGATCCGTACGCCAAATTTTCCCGGCAGATAGATCCCCGGTTCGACAGTAACGACGTTGCCCGCCCTCAGGGTATGCGCGCTTCGAGGAGAAAGGCGCGGAAACTCGTGTATTTGCATGCCGATGCCGTGGCCGAGTCCGTGCCCAAAGTATTTTCCATATCCTTCCTTGCGGATAGAGCCGCGTGATATCCCATCCAGCGCCTTTGCGGCAAGTCCGCTGCGGGCCGAATCTATCCCTTTTTGCTGAGCATCCAAAACGACCGCATACACTTTTCGCGCTTCGCCGGAAGGCTTCCCCACAGCGATGGTCCGAGTGAGGTCGCTGCAATATCCGCTGTAAAAGCAGCCGAGGTCGAGCGTAACCAATTCCCCGCGTTGAATTCTCTTCGAAGAAGGACGGCCATGAGGAAGAGAGCTGCGGCGGCCGCTCACCACGATCGGCTCGAATGAATCCTTCTCAGCGCCTAATTTTTTATGGAGATAAGAGATCTCTGCGGAAACATCCAATTCGGAAATCCCCGGCTTGATCATCCTGAGAATCTGGTCAAAGACCTCGTCGGTGATCGCAACGGCTTTTTTGATAAGCGAAATTTCGGGCTGCGCCTTCACCGATGCAACCGATTCGACGATCTCGGAGGTCGGGACAAGCCGGACTCGAGGAAAATACTTTCTCATGTCTTCATGGTGTCCGTACGAGAGATAATCTTTTTCGATGCCAACCCGTTTGCATCCCTCGAGGAGCTTTTCATCGGCCCCTTTCTCGATCAGCTCGCCGCTGGTAATGAACGAACGGGAGCAGGTGACCTCGTTCTGTATCTGCTCCTTGTAACGGAAATCGGTAAGAAAAAAAACCTTGCTCCGGGTGACAACGCAGAGACCGTTCGACCCGGAGAATCCCGTCAGGTAGCGAAGATGCGGCATGAACGAAGTCATGAATGCGTCGCAGCGATTTTTCTCCAACGCATCTCTCAGCAGCCTGATTCTCTCTTGGTAATCGAACATCAACGGCGAGGTCTAGATATGGTAGTTCGGCGCTTCCTTTGTAATATGGACATCGTGCGGATGGCTCTCACGAAGGCCGGCATCGCTCATCCGGACAAATTGAGCTTTTTTCTGCATCTCGGCGACGGAAGCCGCCCCGCAGTATCCCATCGCAGCGCGCAGACCGCCCACCATCTGGTAGACAGTTGCGCTCAGCTCGCCGATGAAAGGAACTCGTCCCTCGATCCCCTCCGGCACGAGTTTCTGAAGGTCGTCCTCAACATCCTGGAAGTACCGATCCCTGCTCCCCTCTTTCATCGCTCCAAGCGACCCCATGCCGCGGTATACTTTGTAG is a genomic window of Bacteroidota bacterium containing:
- the purD gene encoding phosphoribosylamine--glycine ligase is translated as MNVLVIGSGGREHAFVWKLKQSPKVQLLYCAPGNAGIGSIAETVKISADDIDGLFQFAKRKKIDLTVVGPEIPLVKGIVDLFEKNGMRIFGPSKYAAQLEGSKVFAKNFMKKYGVPTAAYSTFARSQHAEAQQFIMKHPAPLVLKADGLAAGKGAVVCHSTGEALNTLQDFFEKNIFGDSGSNVVVEEFMKGEEASVFVLTDGTDYKLLQPAQDHKQILDGDKGKNTGGMGAYAPAPIVSQTILRRVEREIIKPTLNGMRSDGKPYKGCLYVGLMMTAAGPKVVEFNCRLGDPEAQAVLPLLETDLYDLLFACSAGTLRTIDLRHHAASAVCVVMASRGYPDSYETGKPITGLDSIRPESGVVVFHAGTKNENGKIVSSGGRVLGVTAIGYGDDLEGTIGSAYTAVKNISFDGAYYRSDIGRKGLKN
- a CDS encoding aminopeptidase P family protein: MFDYQERIRLLRDALEKNRCDAFMTSFMPHLRYLTGFSGSNGLCVVTRSKVFFLTDFRYKEQIQNEVTCSRSFITSGELIEKGADEKLLEGCKRVGIEKDYLSYGHHEDMRKYFPRVRLVPTSEIVESVASVKAQPEISLIKKAVAITDEVFDQILRMIKPGISELDVSAEISYLHKKLGAEKDSFEPIVVSGRRSSLPHGRPSSKRIQRGELVTLDLGCFYSGYCSDLTRTIAVGKPSGEARKVYAVVLDAQQKGIDSARSGLAAKALDGISRGSIRKEGYGKYFGHGLGHGIGMQIHEFPRLSPRSAHTLRAGNVVTVEPGIYLPGKFGVRIEDDIVVRNGGCDVLTKSPKSLIVV
- a CDS encoding glycosyltransferase family 4 protein: MRKVLVIAYYFPPMGLSGVQRTLKLVKYFPKFQWMPTVLTVTSTGYFAKDESLLKEIVPLGIEVVRTNSFDPNRLFRKQEVVKMPAERTRKILSRISDSIFIPDNKVGWRGPALKRASELLRKEKFDAIFATAPPQTDFLIGKALKEKFRLPLMIDYRDSWVDYPFKFYLTPLHKYINYRMEKGVLHVADAIIVASRRTKELLLRRYKSLTYNDVQIISQGFDPEDMKVGPSVKLPRVDKMRITYSGVFYEDRTPEYFLEALHLVYKNNAKLRGRIEACFIGAFRDEHVKIINRLGLQNSVNVLGYLDHAECVRYLLASDVLWLMMGDDKSSPGKIFEYIGAKKKILACVPQGMMRSVIEEAGGICVEPRDVGAIAESIVKLYEQYERRQLRGPRPEIVEKYNRVTLAGEVARTLSALTD
- a CDS encoding NAD-dependent epimerase/dehydratase family protein; its protein translation is MNILLTGGAGFIGSNIADAYLEAGHNVVVVDDLSTGNIGNVNPRAKLSRLDIRSPEIENLFKETKFDVINHHAAQMDVRRSVADPKFDASVNVLGMLNVLEFGLKYGVKKVVFSSTGGAIYGEQDYFPADEQHPLRPLSPYGITKLATEKYLYYYQAVHGIQHVILRYANIYGPRQNPHGEAGVIAIFADKMLRGGTPVINGDGKQTRDYVYVSDVVKANLLALSPSSSGIFNIGTGIENDVNTLFRFIKKFSGAACEERHGEAKIGEQLRSVIDHSKAKKVLGWEPTVALEDGLKKTVEFFKEKLKKG
- the meaB gene encoding methylmalonyl Co-A mutase-associated GTPase MeaB, whose protein sequence is MNDSFSIERLLQGDRRTVARAISSIENGEKSSEEILSAIYRCTGKAYRIGITGPPGAGKSTLTNKLAQWYRKQNLRIGILAVDPTSPFTGGALLGDRIRMTDVELDDGVFIRSMASRGSLGGLSKKTREAADVLDASGADVILLETVGVGQSELDIAGAADTTVVVLVPESGDGIQAMKAGLMEIADFFVLNKADRPGAEQAVMSLKMILGFRPHDETSWLPEVLKTVGSEGKGIGEMAEAVAKHRSYLEKNGGLSARRTERMKNRIEEIVQDQLKVEFWNDERKRKLTASLDAVMKLRQSPYELAQELINSL